In Myxococcus stipitatus, the following are encoded in one genomic region:
- a CDS encoding aldehyde dehydrogenase, giving the protein MQKVLNYIGGELLPARGGTWLDKPEPATGKTYASVPDSDESDVQRAVEAASRAFPAWSATPAAERSRMLRRIADTIRQRLPDFARAESIDSGKPLTVASTVDIPRSILNFEFFADAVTQFSSEAHATDGVALNYTLRSPLGVVGCISPWNLPLYLLTWKLAPALAMGNCVVAKPSEVTPMTAYLLSQVCRDVGLPPGVLNIVHGLGPKVGAAMSQHPDIPAISFTGSTRVGAEIARVAAPSFKKLSLEMGGKNPNVIFEDCDFDEALATTVRSSFSNQGQICLCGPRIFVQRSLYARFKDALVERTKALKVGDPLEAGTEQGALVSQQHFDKVMSYIDLAKQEGGRILTGGKRASLSGRCAEGWFVEPTLIEGLDASCRTNQEEIFGPVATLIPFEHEDQVLAWANATKYGLAASVWTKDLSRAHRFAARLHSGIVWVNCWMLRDLRTPFGGVKDSGVGREGGWEALRFFTEPKNVCIKL; this is encoded by the coding sequence ATGCAGAAGGTGCTCAACTACATCGGGGGAGAGCTGCTGCCCGCCCGTGGAGGGACGTGGCTGGACAAGCCCGAGCCCGCGACGGGGAAGACGTATGCGTCCGTCCCCGACTCCGACGAGAGCGACGTCCAGCGCGCGGTGGAGGCCGCCTCCCGCGCCTTCCCCGCATGGTCCGCCACGCCCGCGGCGGAGCGCTCACGCATGTTGCGGCGCATCGCGGACACGATTCGTCAGCGCCTGCCCGACTTCGCCCGCGCGGAGTCCATCGACTCCGGCAAGCCCCTCACGGTGGCCTCCACCGTGGACATCCCGCGCAGCATCCTCAACTTCGAGTTCTTCGCGGACGCCGTCACCCAGTTCTCCAGCGAGGCGCACGCCACCGACGGCGTGGCCCTCAACTACACGCTGCGCTCGCCGCTGGGCGTCGTGGGCTGCATCTCCCCGTGGAACCTGCCGCTGTACTTGCTGACGTGGAAGCTCGCGCCCGCGCTGGCCATGGGCAACTGCGTGGTGGCCAAGCCCTCCGAAGTCACGCCCATGACGGCCTATCTTCTGTCACAGGTCTGCCGTGACGTGGGCCTGCCGCCGGGCGTGCTCAACATCGTCCACGGCCTGGGCCCCAAGGTGGGCGCGGCCATGAGCCAGCATCCGGACATCCCGGCCATCTCCTTCACGGGCAGCACCCGCGTGGGCGCGGAGATTGCCCGCGTGGCCGCGCCGTCCTTCAAGAAGCTGTCGCTGGAGATGGGCGGGAAGAACCCCAACGTCATCTTCGAGGACTGCGACTTCGACGAGGCGCTCGCCACGACGGTGCGCTCGTCGTTCTCCAACCAGGGGCAGATCTGCCTCTGTGGCCCGCGCATCTTCGTGCAGCGCTCGCTCTATGCGCGCTTCAAGGACGCGCTGGTGGAGCGCACGAAGGCGCTCAAGGTGGGCGACCCGCTGGAGGCCGGCACCGAGCAGGGCGCGCTGGTGTCCCAGCAGCACTTCGACAAGGTGATGAGCTACATCGACCTGGCGAAGCAGGAGGGCGGGCGCATCCTCACCGGAGGAAAGCGCGCGAGCCTCTCCGGCCGCTGCGCCGAGGGCTGGTTCGTGGAGCCCACGCTCATCGAGGGCCTGGACGCCTCCTGCCGCACCAACCAGGAGGAGATTTTCGGCCCGGTGGCCACGCTGATTCCCTTCGAGCACGAGGACCAGGTGCTCGCGTGGGCGAACGCCACGAAGTACGGCCTGGCAGCCAGCGTGTGGACGAAGGACTTGTCGCGGGCACACCGCTTCGCGGCCCGGCTGCACAGCGGCATCGTCTGGGTGAACTGCTGGATGCTGCGGGATTTGCGCACGCCGTTCGGCGGGGTGAAGGACTCGGGCGTGGGACGCGAGGGCGGCTGGGAAGCGCTGCGCTTCTTCACCGAGCCCAAGAACGTGTGCATCAAGCTGTGA
- a CDS encoding RidA family protein, producing MSTSERVDSQKAPEPVGLYPHARRVGNLLFLSGVGPRERGTKKIPGVELDAEGNILSYDIEKQCHSVFRNVRYILEDAGSSWERLVDVTVYLTDMKKDFPTYNRLWAEYFKDNPPCRTTLEINRLPTPIAIELKCIATIGDE from the coding sequence GTGAGCACCAGTGAGCGAGTCGATTCCCAGAAGGCCCCGGAGCCGGTGGGCCTGTATCCCCACGCGCGGCGCGTGGGCAACCTGCTCTTCCTGTCGGGCGTGGGCCCTCGGGAGCGGGGCACGAAGAAGATTCCCGGCGTGGAGCTGGACGCCGAGGGCAACATCCTCTCGTACGACATCGAGAAGCAATGCCACTCGGTGTTCCGCAACGTCCGCTACATCCTGGAGGACGCGGGCTCCTCGTGGGAGCGGCTGGTGGACGTCACCGTGTACCTGACGGACATGAAGAAGGACTTCCCCACCTACAACCGGCTGTGGGCGGAGTACTTCAAGGACAACCCGCCGTGCAGGACGACGCTCGAAATCAACCGGCTCCCCACGCCCATCGCCATCGAGCTCAAGTGCATCGCCACCATCGGAGACGAATGA
- the nbaC gene encoding 3-hydroxyanthranilate 3,4-dioxygenase yields the protein MGRLTPINFKKWIDEHRHLLKPPVGNQQVWADREFMVTVVGGPNARTDYHINEGEEFFYQLEGSITLRVLEDGKPLDIAIDEGDIFLLPPKVPHSPQRPAGTVGLVLERRRLPHEMDGFMWMCPSCGEKLYEEFVHVTNLVTQLPPIFEHFYGNPDNCTCKKCGTKVTKGGPAR from the coding sequence ATGGGCCGCCTGACTCCCATCAACTTCAAGAAGTGGATTGACGAGCACCGCCACCTGCTCAAGCCGCCCGTCGGAAACCAGCAGGTGTGGGCCGACCGCGAGTTCATGGTCACCGTCGTCGGCGGGCCGAACGCGCGCACGGACTACCACATCAACGAGGGCGAGGAGTTCTTCTACCAGCTCGAGGGCTCCATCACCCTGCGCGTCCTCGAGGACGGCAAGCCGTTGGATATCGCCATCGACGAGGGCGACATCTTCCTGTTGCCGCCCAAGGTGCCGCACTCGCCGCAGCGCCCCGCCGGCACGGTGGGCCTGGTGCTGGAGCGCCGCCGCCTGCCCCATGAGATGGATGGCTTCATGTGGATGTGCCCCTCGTGCGGCGAGAAGCTCTACGAGGAGTTCGTCCACGTCACGAATCTGGTGACACAGCTGCCGCCCATCTTCGAGCACTTCTACGGCAACCCCGACAACTGCACCTGCAAGAAGTGCGGGACGAAGGTCACCAAGGGAGGGCCTGCGCGTTGA
- a CDS encoding amidohydrolase family protein, translated as MKVDIHTHLLPAKLPRFAERYGYGGFITLDHHAPCRARMLRDDGKFFREVESNCWDPVKRIEECDATGVHVQVLSTVPVMFSYWTKPEHGADLSRFLNDHVAGVVKEHPKRFAGLGTVPLQSPELAIRELERCVKELGLSGVQIGSHVNDWNLSDEKLFPFFEAASELGASIFVHPWDMMGEAKMQKYWLPWLVGMPAEVSLAMCSLIFGGVLERLPRLRFAFAHGGGSFPGTLGRIEHGFEARPDLVAVDNKVPPRDYLGRFWVDSLVHDADTLRFIVKLFGQDKVALGSDYPFPLGEDRPGTLIDSLTELSHDAREQLRWKNGLAWLGRAREDFAP; from the coding sequence TTGAAGGTCGACATCCACACGCACTTGTTGCCCGCGAAGCTCCCGCGCTTCGCCGAGCGCTATGGGTACGGGGGTTTCATCACCCTGGACCACCACGCGCCATGCCGCGCGCGCATGCTGCGCGATGACGGGAAGTTCTTCCGCGAAGTCGAGAGCAACTGCTGGGACCCGGTGAAGCGCATCGAGGAGTGTGATGCGACGGGCGTCCACGTCCAGGTGCTCTCCACCGTGCCGGTGATGTTCAGCTACTGGACGAAGCCCGAGCACGGCGCGGACCTGTCGCGCTTCCTGAATGACCACGTGGCCGGCGTGGTGAAGGAGCACCCCAAGCGCTTCGCGGGCCTGGGCACGGTGCCGCTCCAATCGCCGGAGCTGGCGATTCGGGAGCTGGAGCGGTGCGTGAAGGAGCTGGGCCTGTCGGGCGTGCAGATTGGCAGTCACGTCAACGACTGGAACCTGTCCGACGAGAAGCTGTTCCCCTTCTTCGAGGCGGCGAGCGAGCTGGGCGCGTCCATCTTCGTCCACCCGTGGGACATGATGGGCGAGGCGAAGATGCAGAAGTACTGGCTGCCGTGGCTGGTGGGCATGCCCGCGGAGGTGTCGCTGGCCATGTGCTCGCTCATCTTCGGCGGCGTGCTGGAGCGGCTGCCCAGGCTGCGCTTCGCGTTCGCGCACGGCGGAGGTTCGTTCCCGGGGACGCTGGGCCGCATCGAGCACGGCTTCGAGGCGCGTCCGGACCTGGTCGCCGTGGACAACAAGGTGCCGCCGCGCGACTACCTGGGACGCTTCTGGGTGGACTCGCTGGTGCATGACGCGGACACGCTGCGCTTCATCGTCAAGCTGTTCGGCCAGGACAAGGTGGCGCTGGGCAGTGACTATCCCTTCCCCCTGGGCGAGGACCGCCCGGGCACCCTCATCGACTCGCTGACCGAGCTGTCCCACGACGCTCGCGAGCAGTTGCGATGGAAGAACGGTCTGGCGTGGCTGGGCCGCGCTCGCGAGGACTTCGCACCATGA